Proteins from one Deinococcus apachensis DSM 19763 genomic window:
- a CDS encoding 50S ribosomal protein L11 methyltransferase, with product MLVYHLPGTLETRESHLDLLWEAGATGLEERGGTIRAYFDARTDLPAEVSDGEWREEADQDWQAEFKRTLRPVRAGRVTIVPPWLREEVEAGQLPLVIEPGMAFGTGHHETTRLAVEALSGLNLAELGTGARVLDVGTGSGVLAIAAVMLGARFALGVDIDPITIPIARENAGVNGVPAGRVRFEEGTLGEDPVTFPEEGVDAYDVVVANLYAELHDLLAGEYATAVVPGGPVILTGILTSKLPLVRAALEREGFTDAQETLEGEWALVTARAPLG from the coding sequence ATGCTCGTGTACCACCTGCCCGGCACCCTGGAAACCCGCGAAAGCCACCTCGACCTGCTGTGGGAGGCGGGCGCGACCGGGTTGGAGGAGCGCGGGGGCACCATCCGGGCCTATTTCGACGCGAGGACGGACCTCCCCGCCGAGGTCTCCGACGGCGAGTGGCGCGAGGAGGCCGATCAGGACTGGCAGGCCGAGTTCAAGCGCACCCTGCGCCCGGTCAGGGCGGGTCGCGTGACCATCGTTCCGCCGTGGCTGCGGGAGGAGGTCGAGGCGGGCCAGCTTCCCCTCGTGATCGAGCCCGGCATGGCTTTCGGCACCGGGCACCACGAGACAACCCGGCTGGCGGTGGAGGCGCTCTCGGGGTTGAACCTGGCGGAACTGGGAACGGGGGCGCGGGTGCTCGACGTGGGGACCGGAAGCGGCGTCCTCGCCATCGCAGCCGTGATGCTGGGGGCACGTTTCGCTCTCGGGGTGGACATCGACCCGATCACCATCCCGATTGCGCGCGAGAACGCGGGGGTCAACGGGGTTCCGGCAGGGCGCGTGCGCTTCGAGGAGGGGACGCTGGGCGAGGACCCGGTCACCTTTCCCGAGGAAGGGGTGGACGCCTACGACGTGGTCGTGGCGAACCTGTACGCGGAACTGCACGACCTGCTCGCGGGCGAGTACGCCACGGCCGTGGTGCCGGGCGGGCCGGTCATCCTGACGGGCATCCTGACCTCCAAACTGCCGCTCGTGCGCGCCGCC